From one Phycisphaerae bacterium genomic stretch:
- a CDS encoding serine/threonine protein kinase, with amino-acid sequence MAYTFKHGDRPLEGVTVQRAIGRGGFGEVYYALADSGKQVALKYLRENPEIELRGIAHVMNLKSPHLITIYDVKRNPAGEPFVIMEYVSGPSLRELLMAEPGGFSVQKAAFFLSGIAKGLSYLHERGIVHRDLKPANIFYDDGYVKIGDYGLSKHMSVSQHSGQTVSVGTVHYMAPEIGSGSYTKAIDIYALGVILYEMLTGRLPYSGASMAEVLMRHLRDRPDLSGIPQPFAGVIAKALAKDPQERYQDADEMLAAIMESGDVGRSIDSFDATSLSRVPRAPEASDQDPTLTSPHRPSPPPLPSMDVRAPLPGQPLPERLQRKLDRLNEKLARKAAKLEQKLGPRRGGVPIPAAPAATPKVNRRGQMFVLLAVAAAISVAFGSLAGSGRSPETWAVCIALFIIGGTVGPLIAHLRLLRNSPLRNTLLSRLAHASMAGLLMLPAFGIAADELDHRFAGDVSQLILAPIVAILLCDWGKRIEAGRRGRVDGWAAFWPALIGFVLAQILDLENYAWVAAGICAAIALLTQAAASMWPAVATPTPFAVPPLPTTPPKNDAAVQAVAPLAEAATSLAQAAATQASSPPPPPAELITASQPSFVGRTAHAGVSFLGKVLLLIGLVWALGQDPALHYAREYANEASAHGVRVDRDIQQLIDSGVPRGLPLIPLVLGSLLLMAARRRDGVRHFVRGACGYGLVCFGALSAILWGSRGLQGLFVAGDMSGWDDPEFWGPMLLTTLGLGVGALLLLWPAQRDNRPIVI; translated from the coding sequence GTGGCGTACACGTTCAAGCATGGTGATCGGCCGCTGGAAGGCGTCACAGTGCAGCGTGCGATCGGCCGCGGCGGGTTCGGCGAGGTGTATTACGCGCTGGCCGACTCGGGGAAGCAGGTCGCGTTGAAGTACCTGCGCGAGAACCCGGAGATCGAGCTGCGTGGCATCGCCCACGTGATGAACCTGAAAAGCCCGCACCTGATCACGATCTACGATGTGAAGCGAAACCCGGCCGGCGAGCCGTTCGTCATCATGGAATATGTGAGCGGCCCGTCGCTGCGTGAGCTGCTCATGGCGGAGCCGGGGGGGTTCAGCGTCCAGAAGGCCGCGTTCTTCCTGAGTGGGATCGCGAAGGGCCTGAGCTACCTGCATGAGCGCGGCATCGTACACCGCGACCTGAAGCCGGCGAACATATTCTACGACGACGGCTACGTGAAGATCGGCGACTACGGGCTCAGCAAGCACATGTCCGTGTCGCAGCACAGCGGCCAGACGGTCAGCGTCGGCACGGTGCACTACATGGCGCCGGAGATCGGCTCGGGGAGCTACACGAAGGCCATCGATATCTACGCGCTCGGCGTGATCCTGTACGAGATGCTGACCGGGCGGCTGCCCTACAGTGGCGCGAGCATGGCCGAGGTGCTGATGCGGCACTTGCGCGATCGGCCGGACCTCAGCGGCATACCGCAGCCGTTTGCCGGGGTCATCGCCAAAGCGCTCGCCAAGGACCCGCAGGAGCGCTACCAGGACGCGGACGAGATGCTCGCGGCGATCATGGAATCCGGCGACGTCGGCCGCAGCATCGACTCGTTCGATGCCACCAGTCTGTCGCGGGTGCCGCGCGCGCCGGAAGCCAGCGACCAGGATCCGACGCTGACGTCGCCGCACCGGCCGTCGCCGCCGCCGCTGCCCTCGATGGACGTGCGGGCGCCGCTGCCGGGGCAACCGCTGCCCGAGCGCCTGCAGCGGAAGTTGGACCGGCTGAACGAGAAGCTGGCCCGCAAGGCGGCGAAGCTGGAGCAGAAGCTGGGGCCGCGGCGTGGTGGGGTTCCGATCCCAGCCGCGCCGGCAGCGACCCCGAAGGTCAATCGGCGCGGGCAGATGTTCGTGCTCCTGGCGGTAGCGGCCGCCATTTCGGTGGCCTTCGGGTCGCTGGCCGGTTCGGGGCGCAGCCCGGAGACATGGGCCGTGTGCATCGCGCTGTTCATCATCGGCGGCACGGTCGGCCCGCTGATCGCGCACCTGCGACTCCTCCGGAACTCGCCACTGCGGAACACGCTGCTCAGCCGGCTGGCGCATGCGAGCATGGCCGGGCTGTTGATGCTTCCGGCGTTCGGAATCGCAGCCGACGAACTGGACCACCGCTTTGCCGGCGACGTTTCTCAGTTGATCCTTGCGCCGATCGTGGCGATCCTGCTCTGCGACTGGGGCAAGCGCATCGAAGCCGGGCGACGAGGCCGCGTGGACGGCTGGGCGGCCTTCTGGCCGGCACTGATCGGCTTTGTGTTGGCGCAGATCCTGGATCTTGAAAACTACGCCTGGGTGGCCGCCGGCATCTGCGCCGCGATCGCGCTGCTGACGCAGGCCGCGGCCAGCATGTGGCCGGCGGTAGCGACACCGACGCCTTTCGCGGTTCCCCCATTGCCGACCACGCCGCCGAAGAACGACGCCGCCGTTCAAGCGGTCGCGCCGCTGGCCGAGGCCGCGACATCGCTGGCCCAGGCAGCTGCCACGCAAGCGAGCAGTCCGCCGCCGCCGCCGGCCGAGCTCATCACCGCGAGCCAGCCTTCGTTCGTCGGGCGGACCGCGCACGCGGGGGTATCGTTTCTGGGCAAGGTGCTGCTGCTCATCGGGCTGGTCTGGGCGCTCGGGCAGGACCCGGCGCTGCACTATGCCCGCGAGTACGCCAACGAGGCGAGTGCGCACGGCGTCCGCGTGGACCGCGACATTCAGCAGTTGATCGACAGCGGTGTGCCCCGTGGGCTGCCGCTGATCCCGCTGGTGCTGGGCAGTCTGCTGCTCATGGCGGCCCGCCGCCGCGACGGCGTCCGACACTTCGTCCGCGGGGCGTGCGGCTACGGTCTGGTGTGCTTCGGTGCACTGAGTGCGATCCTGTGGGGCAGCCGCGGGCTACAAGGGCTGTTCGTCGCCGGGGACATGAGCGGGTGGGACGATCCGGAGTTCTGGGGTCCGATGCTGCTGACGACCCTTGGCCTGGGCGTTGGGGCGCTGCTGCTGCTCTGGCCGGCGCAACGTGATAACAGGCCGATCGTGATCTAG
- a CDS encoding triose-phosphate isomerase, with amino-acid sequence MRRPLVAGNWKMNLNLAWGLDLVAAIRAGLDAAEVGERVEVAVCPPAVYLYPLADALRGSSIRLGAQDIYHEPEGAFTGELSGAMIAETGAKYVIIGHSERRHTIGHLEDDWMINLKLKAARRTGLTPILCVGETLAERKAGKTFEVLMFQLTAGLVGVTLKTADDLVIAYEPVWAIGTGQNATPEQAQEAHAQLRTRLRELVGPVADTVRILYGGSMKPENAGELLKQPDVDGGLVGGASLKADSFVGIVRAALATGV; translated from the coding sequence ATGCGGCGACCACTCGTGGCCGGTAATTGGAAGATGAACTTGAATCTGGCGTGGGGTCTCGATCTCGTGGCGGCGATCCGCGCGGGCCTGGACGCAGCGGAGGTCGGCGAACGCGTCGAAGTCGCGGTGTGTCCGCCGGCCGTTTATCTGTATCCCTTGGCGGATGCACTCCGCGGCAGCTCGATACGCCTGGGCGCGCAGGATATCTACCATGAGCCCGAGGGGGCGTTCACGGGCGAACTCAGCGGTGCGATGATCGCAGAGACCGGCGCCAAGTATGTAATTATCGGACATTCAGAACGCCGACATACTATCGGGCACCTCGAAGACGATTGGATGATCAACCTGAAACTGAAGGCGGCTCGCCGGACCGGACTCACGCCCATCCTGTGTGTCGGAGAAACGCTCGCCGAACGGAAGGCCGGCAAGACCTTTGAAGTCCTCATGTTCCAGCTCACCGCCGGCCTGGTCGGCGTGACCCTCAAGACCGCGGATGATTTGGTGATCGCCTACGAGCCGGTGTGGGCTATCGGCACCGGTCAGAATGCGACGCCCGAGCAAGCCCAGGAGGCCCACGCACAACTGCGAACCCGTTTGCGCGAACTTGTCGGTCCGGTGGCCGATACGGTCCGGATCCTGTACGGCGGGAGCATGAAGCCGGAGAACGCCGGCGAGTTGCTGAAGCAACCCGATGTCGATGGCGGGCTGGTGGGCGGCGCGAGTTTGAAGGCCGATTCGTTCGTCGGAATCGTCCGGGCCGCGCTGGCCACCGGCGTGTAG
- a CDS encoding 3D domain-containing protein, translated as MVSAFHALTGLAGLVCSTILTLGFISAPVTASPDDQSAQAAVAAEAEPVALDSINEEDEGLGTYEAGELQATLVADGQKSSNRPRTIRRVLRVTAYNDRGTTAAGTQSGVGQCAAPADVPFGSTIYIPALKRTLVVTDRTHRRFRHNTVDIFMPGKQQCRNFGRQYLECVITPPDAPVKYGELAKRL; from the coding sequence ATGGTGTCTGCTTTCCATGCCCTCACGGGGTTAGCGGGTCTTGTGTGCAGCACGATCCTCACGCTGGGTTTCATCAGCGCGCCCGTAACGGCGTCCCCTGATGATCAATCCGCGCAGGCGGCCGTCGCCGCCGAGGCCGAGCCCGTCGCGTTGGACTCAATAAACGAGGAGGACGAAGGGCTGGGCACCTATGAGGCAGGCGAGCTCCAGGCAACATTGGTCGCCGATGGCCAGAAGTCTTCGAATCGCCCCCGTACGATCCGCCGCGTGCTCCGGGTGACCGCCTATAACGACCGCGGCACGACGGCAGCCGGCACACAGTCCGGAGTCGGCCAGTGTGCGGCGCCGGCCGATGTGCCGTTTGGGTCGACGATCTATATCCCGGCGTTGAAGCGAACGCTAGTCGTCACGGATCGGACCCACCGCCGGTTCCGTCACAACACGGTGGACATCTTCATGCCGGGCAAGCAGCAGTGCCGGAACTTCGGTCGCCAGTACCTCGAATGCGTGATCACGCCGCCCGACGCGCCGGTGAAGTACGGCGAGCTGGCCAAACGCCTCTAA
- a CDS encoding HEAT repeat domain-containing protein: MWRAAVGLILVLAAVTGFAQEPAPQPATRPATSNQERLASLLALIEGQNAPDVRRTGARELLLQRWSETPPRLITLLSGPNAAAKVAVATVLAEQPEFLDPAYIDPLINMLADADPAVRQAAAGALAGYRDNGVTPRLQQLALDSTQTRPARLAAISALGLMTEREAIGGLVAVLSDPDPTLAQAALSALAQATAMDFGEDAAAARAWWEGSRTLSREVWQQLQIERLVRKDREMRRRLDTMEARLAKALEASFLRAADTERVTLLVGYLADASTTIRLLGLRFAQLHLAEGKSLPTELQDRIRDLLGSTDSREQAAAVQTVASLRERDDSARFLEMLPAARTREVRMALLNGLGYVGAESATGPLVSELEQRDEQCVTEAVAALGRLAERGVLAEDQEDVVVEALLRVFERSQTAQVALRERVLWAMGNVADPRCGPAFVAALDRQEAVVVRQAAVRGIAALNSPQFADALAEATSDPDAGVRKAAIQKLALLGSSGSESQVRALWERVVSPLETDETIRQAAWRGVLDILSKGSADDIERWIARLSGTSPQDIQRRVELLQRLVTAAQETEPVDRGRLGLIRARLAGQHVRLDQPTEAVAAYVAALADLHAVGSNAIGPVALDLLRCALASGRYDESVAAALAQALPVAERLALWDAAKTEVEMRLTPAGAGQALAMLAALERCPPGGWPEEALTELVRLRERAQQITPPPETAPASPLESAATTQARR, translated from the coding sequence ATGTGGCGAGCGGCAGTCGGACTCATCCTGGTCCTTGCGGCCGTGACGGGTTTCGCGCAGGAACCCGCCCCGCAGCCGGCCACCCGGCCCGCCACCAGCAACCAGGAGCGTCTGGCCAGCCTGCTCGCCCTCATCGAGGGTCAGAACGCTCCGGACGTGCGCCGCACGGGGGCGCGGGAATTGCTCCTCCAACGCTGGTCCGAGACCCCGCCGCGGCTGATCACCCTACTGAGCGGGCCGAACGCGGCGGCCAAGGTGGCGGTCGCCACGGTCCTCGCGGAACAGCCTGAGTTCCTGGACCCCGCGTACATCGATCCGCTTATCAACATGCTCGCGGATGCCGACCCCGCCGTCCGACAGGCCGCCGCGGGCGCGCTGGCGGGCTATCGTGACAACGGCGTGACTCCCCGCCTCCAGCAACTGGCGTTGGACAGCACCCAGACGCGGCCGGCCCGGCTGGCGGCCATTTCGGCACTGGGCTTGATGACCGAGCGCGAGGCGATCGGCGGGCTGGTCGCGGTGTTGTCCGACCCGGACCCGACGCTCGCACAGGCGGCCCTCAGCGCCCTTGCGCAGGCGACCGCCATGGACTTCGGCGAGGACGCGGCCGCGGCCCGCGCCTGGTGGGAAGGCAGCCGCACGCTCTCGCGCGAGGTGTGGCAGCAGCTGCAGATCGAGCGGCTGGTCCGCAAGGACCGTGAAATGCGCCGCCGACTGGACACGATGGAGGCGCGCCTGGCGAAAGCGCTGGAGGCGAGCTTCCTGCGCGCGGCCGATACCGAACGCGTCACGCTGCTGGTCGGCTACCTCGCGGACGCTTCGACGACCATCCGGCTGCTCGGGCTGCGCTTCGCGCAGCTCCACCTGGCCGAAGGCAAGTCGTTGCCCACTGAGCTGCAGGATCGCATTCGAGATCTGCTGGGCAGCACGGATTCCCGGGAGCAGGCGGCAGCGGTGCAGACCGTCGCCAGCCTGCGCGAGCGGGATGACAGCGCGCGGTTCCTCGAAATGCTCCCTGCGGCGCGCACCCGCGAAGTGCGCATGGCCCTGCTCAACGGCCTGGGGTACGTCGGCGCCGAGTCGGCCACCGGTCCGCTGGTGAGCGAGCTCGAACAGCGTGACGAACAGTGCGTGACGGAAGCCGTCGCAGCGCTGGGCCGCCTCGCCGAGCGGGGCGTACTCGCCGAGGACCAGGAAGACGTCGTGGTGGAGGCATTGCTGCGCGTGTTCGAACGCAGCCAGACCGCGCAGGTCGCGCTGCGGGAGCGCGTCTTGTGGGCCATGGGGAACGTGGCGGACCCGCGCTGCGGGCCTGCCTTCGTTGCCGCCCTGGACCGGCAGGAAGCGGTTGTCGTGCGCCAGGCCGCCGTCCGTGGGATTGCAGCGCTCAACAGCCCCCAGTTCGCCGACGCCCTTGCCGAAGCCACGAGCGATCCGGATGCGGGCGTGCGCAAGGCGGCGATTCAGAAACTCGCCCTGCTGGGCTCCAGCGGCAGCGAGAGCCAGGTCCGCGCCCTCTGGGAGCGCGTTGTCTCGCCGCTGGAGACGGACGAGACGATCCGGCAGGCCGCGTGGCGTGGCGTGTTGGATATTCTCTCGAAGGGTTCCGCCGACGACATCGAGCGCTGGATCGCGCGTCTGTCGGGGACCAGCCCCCAGGACATTCAGCGCCGCGTCGAGCTTCTGCAGCGCCTCGTCACCGCGGCCCAGGAGACCGAGCCGGTTGACCGCGGGCGACTGGGGCTGATCCGGGCGCGGCTCGCCGGACAGCACGTGCGCCTGGACCAGCCTACGGAAGCGGTCGCCGCCTATGTGGCGGCGCTCGCGGACCTGCACGCCGTCGGCTCCAATGCCATCGGGCCGGTGGCGCTCGATCTGTTGCGCTGCGCGCTGGCCAGCGGGCGCTATGACGAGTCCGTGGCCGCGGCGCTGGCGCAGGCCCTGCCGGTCGCGGAGCGCCTGGCGCTGTGGGACGCGGCGAAGACCGAGGTCGAAATGCGGCTCACGCCAGCCGGCGCCGGCCAGGCGCTGGCGATGCTGGCGGCGCTGGAGCGCTGCCCGCCCGGCGGGTGGCCGGAGGAAGCGCTGACGGAGCTGGTGCGGCTGCGCGAGCGGGCGCAGCAGATCACGCCGCCGCCCGAAACGGCTCCGGCCTCGCCGCTCGAATCGGCCGCCACCACGCAGGCGCGGCGCTGA
- a CDS encoding PEP-CTERM sorting domain-containing protein codes for MKRIALGLLVLFAAQGAVTAYAGFVDNIYRGLEILTTPLGGPLSTASDGTVFNGSRSGRVRIVPSGIGEGYQLELDRTFGVDSRGRAETLHLGGVADLTLSGPIQITAGYNGRGMFRTYRGEFGASNLGYLLRTKTGAQDATIAGTFNTSTAFEVNPLGFYNLAVDISNSNASYALDGVVIRDEQDMNFNVGPINIQGNIYYDMVLALLNSAGVDTSDLEELFPRSPIGTINEAIQDAIQQRDVVAGVSSENSHAALLARAVIGQDAGAAETLFADLAIAPSVTATADAATTPALAVPEPGALLLLTFGAGTVWYWRRRG; via the coding sequence ATGAAACGCATCGCCTTGGGGCTGCTCGTGTTGTTCGCGGCGCAGGGTGCGGTCACCGCGTATGCCGGTTTCGTCGACAACATCTACCGGGGCTTGGAAATCCTGACCACGCCGCTCGGCGGGCCACTCAGCACGGCCAGCGACGGGACGGTGTTCAACGGTTCGCGCTCCGGCCGGGTGCGCATCGTGCCCAGCGGCATCGGCGAGGGTTACCAGCTCGAACTGGACCGGACGTTTGGAGTCGACTCCCGTGGGCGGGCCGAGACGTTGCACCTGGGCGGCGTGGCCGACCTGACGCTGAGCGGGCCGATTCAGATCACGGCCGGCTACAACGGCCGGGGCATGTTCCGCACGTACCGCGGCGAGTTCGGCGCGTCCAACCTGGGTTATCTCCTGCGGACCAAGACCGGCGCCCAGGATGCCACCATCGCGGGGACGTTCAACACGTCCACCGCCTTCGAAGTCAACCCCCTCGGGTTCTACAACCTGGCGGTGGACATTTCCAACAGCAACGCGTCCTACGCGCTCGACGGCGTCGTCATTCGTGACGAACAGGACATGAACTTCAATGTCGGCCCGATCAACATCCAGGGCAACATCTACTACGACATGGTTCTCGCGCTGCTCAACAGCGCCGGCGTCGACACCTCGGACCTCGAGGAGCTTTTCCCGCGCTCCCCGATCGGCACCATCAACGAGGCCATCCAGGACGCGATTCAGCAACGCGACGTCGTCGCGGGCGTGTCGAGCGAAAACAGCCACGCCGCCCTGCTCGCCAGGGCCGTGATCGGCCAGGACGCCGGTGCCGCGGAGACACTCTTCGCGGACCTGGCAATCGCACCGTCCGTGACCGCCACAGCCGATGCGGCGACCACGCCGGCGCTGGCCGTGCCTGAGCCCGGCGCGCTGCTGCTGCTGACGTTCGGCGCAGGCACCGTCTGGTACTGGCGCCGCCGCGGGTAA
- a CDS encoding sigma-70 family RNA polymerase sigma factor, translating into MAGDEAEAFLIEAVRRGDQVAWRAVIERYQGRMLSFARRMLAERSEAEDLVQETFLGLLRSLPTYDASRALETYLFAILRNKLHDYLRRRQKGQRQSLDQLEMDDAPEAWVDADTPSRYLANQEKLTAQRAALVAGLRQWVEQCTQQRRFQDLIVTEMLVVLGLRNKEVAADLELTEPAVAGIKFRVLEQWRKLASAAPGAQEWTEADLALDSTLGRIWREEGISCLKRSTLGRFLLGTLDEEWNEYIDFHVHQADCDTCNANLDDLRSEDERDAAAHEKLRERCFASSVGFLSHSPGK; encoded by the coding sequence ATGGCCGGCGACGAAGCCGAGGCTTTCCTGATTGAAGCGGTGCGGCGCGGCGACCAGGTGGCCTGGCGCGCGGTGATCGAGCGCTACCAGGGGCGGATGCTCAGTTTTGCGCGGCGCATGCTCGCCGAGCGCAGTGAAGCCGAAGACCTCGTCCAGGAGACGTTTCTCGGCTTGCTGCGCAGCCTGCCGACTTACGACGCGAGCCGCGCGCTGGAAACCTACCTGTTCGCGATCCTGCGTAACAAGCTGCACGACTACCTGCGGCGGCGGCAGAAGGGCCAGCGCCAGAGCCTCGATCAACTGGAGATGGACGACGCCCCCGAGGCCTGGGTCGACGCCGACACGCCCAGCCGCTACCTGGCCAACCAGGAGAAACTGACCGCGCAGCGCGCGGCGCTTGTGGCGGGTCTGCGACAATGGGTGGAGCAGTGCACACAGCAGCGCCGCTTTCAGGATCTGATCGTCACCGAGATGCTCGTGGTGCTGGGGCTGCGGAACAAGGAGGTCGCGGCGGACCTGGAGCTGACCGAGCCGGCCGTCGCCGGCATCAAGTTCCGCGTGCTCGAGCAGTGGCGCAAGCTTGCGAGCGCCGCGCCGGGGGCGCAGGAATGGACCGAGGCCGACCTGGCGCTGGACAGCACGCTGGGGCGCATCTGGCGCGAAGAAGGCATCTCGTGTTTGAAACGCTCGACACTCGGGCGGTTCCTGCTGGGCACGCTGGATGAGGAATGGAACGAGTACATCGACTTTCACGTCCACCAGGCCGACTGCGACACGTGCAACGCCAACCTGGACGACCTGCGGAGCGAGGACGAACGCGACGCCGCTGCACACGAAAAGCTGCGTGAGCGGTGCTTTGCATCGAGCGTAGGATTCCTGTCACATTCCCCGGGGAAATGA
- a CDS encoding protein kinase yields the protein MASRAVHSCAQRVATEALAHEELSDAERDQAEQHVAQCASCRALYRQLTVNRLPRIRNYTILTELGRGGFGIVYKAVHHGKGRCEALKLLFGRTAQRTAYFENEVRLVAQLRHPNIATLYDASLHTTPLYYTMEFVQGEHLDDYFRSHEVSLEERIELVKTVAMAVGYAHRQGVIHRDLKPQNILVDPQGQPRIVDFGIAKRLGLDASHPPAGDDPQLREGALGTFGYIAPEQLAGQEVDARADIYGLGALLFHVITGQPARFATEVERLTEILHERQVSRADDLAAIIACCVRPAPEERYANCDALVADLNNYLAGRVIMAHANSTPGYRIARVAALVLRNYPRTVQVAALLFVAVVLVALCRIQGAGGFVPAGAAATPTVLVGFTTETQDALQGGALGAELPALDPANPKSYRVLYGRVLEKLAEAHPTVVVWDYFFPMCQPEFDPAFTRGLRAVQAPVIVGAKTMDANAEPALCPDIRAAVHGWGLLASTPPKPGESNVYPVLAVQRGLNPLIPSLAIAGFAAARHPDCSPDVRVAGSQLEVRYRRRQVPPEGLRFPYRSDFIPFIQRQEVLPGSTELEPGDGCYFGGFGARRLPEWARNAIRMEDVLTGDASWLREKFAGRAVLIGQLIPGIDQHETASGEAAFGCQIQAMVLADLLAGALSYRFAHEELVLLILCACVGGALLAGLVPVQPGPSLRLWIGLAAALVMGAAATAMFLTQSPGTPGMNRIGLGICAALAGAGTTLIVKLLHQRQLRLTPGIVWVADNTGASTTVLASSAASLPNA from the coding sequence ATGGCAAGCCGAGCGGTACATTCCTGCGCGCAGCGCGTAGCCACGGAAGCGCTGGCACACGAAGAGCTTAGCGACGCCGAACGCGACCAGGCGGAGCAGCATGTCGCGCAGTGTGCCAGTTGCCGCGCGCTGTACCGGCAATTGACCGTCAACCGCCTCCCGAGAATCCGGAACTACACCATTCTGACCGAACTGGGGCGCGGCGGCTTTGGCATCGTCTACAAGGCCGTCCACCACGGCAAGGGCCGCTGCGAGGCGCTGAAGCTCCTGTTCGGCCGCACCGCACAACGGACCGCGTATTTCGAAAACGAGGTCCGGCTGGTCGCGCAACTACGGCATCCGAACATTGCGACGCTCTACGACGCCAGCCTGCACACCACCCCGTTGTACTACACGATGGAGTTCGTGCAGGGTGAGCACCTCGACGATTACTTCCGGTCCCACGAGGTTTCGCTGGAGGAACGGATCGAGCTCGTCAAGACCGTGGCGATGGCCGTCGGGTACGCCCACCGGCAGGGCGTGATCCACCGCGACCTCAAACCACAGAACATCCTGGTTGATCCGCAGGGGCAGCCCCGGATCGTGGACTTCGGCATCGCCAAGCGGCTGGGGCTGGATGCCAGCCACCCGCCGGCGGGAGACGATCCGCAGCTCCGGGAGGGTGCGCTGGGCACGTTCGGGTATATCGCCCCGGAGCAGCTCGCCGGGCAGGAAGTGGACGCGCGTGCCGACATCTACGGCCTGGGGGCGCTGCTCTTTCACGTTATCACCGGCCAGCCGGCGCGCTTCGCGACCGAGGTCGAGCGCCTGACGGAGATCCTGCACGAGCGGCAAGTCAGCCGGGCTGACGATCTCGCCGCGATCATCGCGTGCTGCGTCCGGCCGGCGCCTGAAGAGCGCTACGCGAACTGCGACGCCCTGGTCGCCGATCTGAACAACTACCTGGCGGGGCGGGTCATCATGGCCCACGCCAACTCAACCCCCGGCTATCGCATCGCGCGGGTCGCCGCCCTGGTCCTGCGCAACTATCCGCGGACCGTGCAGGTCGCGGCGTTGCTGTTTGTCGCCGTGGTGTTGGTGGCCCTCTGTCGCATCCAGGGCGCGGGCGGGTTCGTGCCAGCGGGCGCGGCGGCCACACCGACGGTTCTGGTCGGGTTCACCACGGAAACCCAGGACGCGTTGCAGGGAGGCGCTCTGGGCGCAGAACTGCCCGCGCTGGACCCCGCGAACCCGAAGAGCTATCGCGTGCTGTACGGCCGGGTGCTGGAGAAGCTCGCCGAGGCACACCCCACGGTGGTGGTCTGGGACTATTTTTTCCCCATGTGCCAACCGGAGTTTGATCCAGCATTCACGCGCGGGTTGCGCGCTGTTCAGGCGCCCGTAATCGTCGGTGCCAAGACGATGGACGCGAACGCCGAGCCAGCCCTGTGTCCCGACATTCGCGCTGCGGTGCACGGGTGGGGACTCCTGGCGAGCACGCCGCCGAAACCGGGCGAATCGAACGTGTACCCGGTGCTCGCAGTACAACGCGGGCTCAATCCGCTCATACCGTCGCTGGCGATAGCGGGTTTCGCTGCCGCCCGTCATCCGGATTGCAGTCCGGACGTGCGCGTGGCGGGCAGCCAGCTCGAAGTCCGGTATCGGCGCCGGCAGGTACCGCCGGAGGGGCTGCGATTCCCGTACCGCTCGGATTTCATCCCCTTCATCCAGCGCCAGGAGGTTCTACCCGGGTCCACCGAGCTGGAACCGGGCGACGGGTGCTACTTCGGCGGATTCGGCGCGCGCCGCCTCCCCGAATGGGCCCGGAACGCGATCCGCATGGAGGACGTGCTGACCGGCGACGCGTCGTGGTTGCGGGAGAAATTCGCCGGCCGCGCGGTCCTGATCGGGCAACTGATCCCCGGCATTGATCAACACGAAACCGCGTCGGGCGAAGCGGCCTTCGGGTGTCAGATTCAGGCGATGGTCCTGGCGGACCTGCTCGCGGGTGCGCTGAGCTATCGCTTTGCCCACGAGGAACTGGTCCTGCTGATTCTCTGCGCGTGTGTCGGCGGCGCGCTGCTCGCTGGCCTCGTCCCAGTCCAGCCCGGCCCTTCCCTGCGGCTGTGGATCGGCTTGGCCGCCGCGCTGGTCATGGGGGCCGCCGCGACGGCGATGTTCCTGACGCAGTCGCCAGGGACGCCTGGGATGAACCGGATCGGGCTCGGGATTTGCGCCGCGCTGGCCGGCGCAGGCACCACCCTGATCGTCAAGCTGCTGCACCAGCGTCAGTTGCGGTTGACGCCCGGCATCGTGTGGGTAGCGGACAATACCGGCGCATCGACGACGGTCCTGGCGTCATCGGCGGCGTCCCTCCCGAATGCATAG
- a CDS encoding YicC family protein encodes MIHSMTGFGEALLEEAGQVYQIELRSFNQRYLKTAIHLPDDFSFLEADVERLLRQRITRGSVTLRLHVRSIGPQAAPELNTAVVQAYVAQLRGAVGDDPRVTIDLATLLALPGVCQVRELTDAEREQRWTVLSRLTEQALERMIAMRAREGATLSTDLATHCAVIARCLDVIRERAPVVVAEYRDRLMARIAELIADTNVRLAEEDLLKEVSIYAERSDISEELSRLAAHLGQFETLMTAPEPAGRKLEFIAQEMLREANTMGSKSGDAAIAREIIEIKSAIDRIKEQVANAE; translated from the coding sequence ATGATTCATTCGATGACGGGTTTTGGGGAGGCGCTGCTCGAAGAAGCCGGTCAGGTCTACCAAATCGAGCTGCGGAGCTTCAACCAACGCTACTTGAAGACGGCGATCCACCTGCCGGATGACTTCTCGTTTCTCGAGGCGGACGTGGAGCGGCTCCTGCGGCAGCGCATCACGCGCGGCAGCGTCACGCTGCGGCTGCACGTACGCAGCATCGGACCGCAGGCGGCGCCGGAACTGAACACCGCCGTCGTGCAGGCCTATGTGGCGCAGTTGCGCGGTGCGGTGGGGGACGATCCGCGTGTGACGATCGACCTCGCGACGCTGCTGGCGTTGCCGGGTGTGTGCCAGGTGCGTGAGCTGACGGATGCCGAGCGCGAGCAGCGCTGGACCGTACTGTCGCGCCTGACGGAGCAGGCGCTGGAGAGGATGATCGCGATGCGGGCGCGCGAGGGCGCGACGCTCAGCACCGACCTCGCAACGCACTGCGCGGTGATCGCGCGCTGCCTGGACGTGATTCGCGAGCGGGCGCCGGTCGTCGTCGCCGAGTATCGCGACCGTCTCATGGCGCGGATCGCCGAACTCATCGCCGATACGAACGTAAGACTGGCGGAAGAGGACCTGCTCAAAGAGGTTTCCATCTACGCCGAACGCAGCGACATCAGCGAGGAGCTGAGCCGGCTGGCGGCTCACCTCGGCCAGTTCGAGACGCTCATGACGGCGCCGGAGCCGGCGGGGCGCAAGCTCGAGTTCATCGCGCAGGAAATGCTCCGCGAAGCCAACACCATGGGCTCGAAGTCGGGGGATGCCGCGATCGCCCGCGAGATCATCGAGATCAAGAGCGCGATCGACCGGATCAAGGAGCAGGTCGCGAACGCGGAGTGA